TTATGTAAAAGTTTTTAATGCTAAATTGAAAAAACGATATATTAATGCTACATTAATTACGAATTTCGACATTTAGCCTTGGTACGTTATACTCTATTCTTCATGCGATGGACTTTTGAAGAAAGAAGAGCATAATGTAGCCGGAAACATTAGAAAATATGATACAGCGACTGAAAAAGGACGTGTAATGAAGAAAATAACGCCTCAAAATAAATTGAAAACTTTATTAGAAATATTGCTTGTTTCTACTAGCCTTGGACTTACATCTTTCGGAGGACCGACCGCACATCTAGGTTATTTTCATGAAGAGTATGTTCGCAAAAGAAAGTGGATGGATGAAAAAAGTTATGCAGATTTAGTTGCTTTATGTCAATGTCTACCGGGACCTGCGAGTAGTCAAGTGGGGATTGGAATTGGTGTCATGCGTGCAGGTATATTGGGAGGAATTCTTTCTTTTATCGGGTTTACTCTTCCTTCTGTGATAGCATTAGTCCTATTTGCATATATACTACAAGATTTAAATATGAGAGAAGCTAGCTGGATTCATGGTTTGAAAATTGTAGCCGTCGTAGTAGTAGCACATGCGATTTTAGGAATGGTTCAAAAGTTGATACCGGATTTACACCGGAAAGCTATTGCATTATTCTCTTTAGTGGGAACGCTATTATGGCAAACGGTTTTTACACAAGTAGCAGTCATTTGTTTATCCGGTCTGATCGGCTATTACATTTATAAAAAACAAGTGGACAATGATGAATCAAAACGAAACTTTCCAATCTCTCGAAAGGAAGGATTCATTTGTTTATCATTGTTTTTTGGGTTACTTATTTTCCTGCCAATCCTAAGAGAAATTACATCATTGAATTGGATTGCAATGTTTGATAGTTTCTACCGTTCAGGTTCTTTAGTGTTCGGTGGAGGTCATATTGTTTTACCTTTACTTGAGCGTGAATTTGTTCCGACAGGATGGATGGATCAATCTTCGTTTTTAGCGGGTTACGGTGCTACTCAAGCTGTACCTGGACCGTTATTTACATTTGCAGCATATATTGGTGCTATTATCAGTGGATGGCAAGGGGGATTCATTGCAACGATCGCTATTTTCTTACCAGCATTCCTTCTTATATTAGGGGCATTACCTTTTCGGTATCAGTAATGGTTGAGGAGGACAAACTTTTTGTGAAAGCTTGGACACGACAAAGATGGCGGAAAATGCTGTAATACATGTCAGTGTTCGAAATTTTAAAATGCACCTGAGGATGAGTTTTCCAAACGATTTTGATTCAAATCACCCTCAGTAACATTTTTCACGATTTATCTTCTATAGGAATCAATTCGAAAATACTCTCATCTTTTATAGAATCTACTAATTTTTGTAGCCATTTATAATAAGCACGCGATTCTTCTAATTGCTCATAAATCTGCTTTGCATGGGCTTTGATTTCTTCTGACTCTTCCTGATTATTCATCACTTCTCTCAATATTTTTTGAGACTTTCCTAATGCGTTCAAATTTATCTTTACCTCTCTTTCCCATTTATGAGAAAAGAAATGAGTGAAAAATTTAAAAAAGTCTTTTTCGGCTACATAAGTATGCTTTCTACTCCCTTTAGTAAAGGTCATTTTGACAATATCAAAGTCTTGTAGCTTTTTTACACTTGTGCTCATACTAGGTTTACTCATTCCTAGTCGTTCACGCATTTCATCTAAATTCATATCATCTTCAAAGTACATGGTTCCATATAATGTTCCTGCACTTCGTGTAACTCCATACAGATCCATTGTTTCAGCAATTGAATCAATTACGAATGTTTTTGCCTTTTCAATAGCCTCATATCCTTTATCGTCCATCTTATAAAAAACCTCCTAGTAGAGAAAAGTCAAATCGTTAAGAATATAAAGTTTATTTTGAACAATGTTTATATTAACGTATTACAGAAAAATGTCAAAAAAATACGTCGATAAATAAATTTTTTATACTTGATAATCCTTTATATGCCGAAGGGTTATAAAATTCTAAATTTAATTTTTATTTTGACAACATTTTTTGCGTATGTTACGTTAATTTTGTTAAAAACGTTAAGAAAAAACTTAACAAATTTAACTTAGTGATTTTCAAAGGAGTGATTGCATGTCTCTAAAAACAATGTATATAAACGGAGAGTGGGTAGAGTCCATTTCTGGAAAAACGAGAAACATCATCAATCCCTTTAATCAAGAAATCATTGCAACTGTAACTGAGGGAGACAAAGAGGATGCCAAGCTCGCGATTAAAGCGGCACGTGCAGCATTCGATCAAGGTGATTGGGCCAGTACGCCTGCGAATGAACGCGGAGAACTTGTTCAAAAGATTGCGGAGCTCATTCGCCGAGATAAAGAAGAATTGGCTAAGCTAGAAACCTTAGATACAGGAAAAACATTAATTGAAAGCCAAGCGGACATGGATGACATCGTCAATGTATTTCAATACTTTGCAGGTCTCGCTGATAAGTATGGCGGAGAGATTATCTCTTCTCCTATTCCTAATTCTCAAAGCCGAATTGTTCGTGAACCTGTTGGAGTTTGTGCTCAAATCACACCGTGGAATTATCCTTTACTTCAAGCAACATGGAAAATTGCGCCTGCGCTAGCTGCAGGAAATACAATTATTGTGAAACCGAGTGAAATTACGCCACTAACGACTATAAAAGTATTTGAATTAATGGAAGAGGCTGGTGTGCCAAACGGAGTAGCTAATTTAGTATTAGGTCCTGGATCGACAGTAGGTTCAGAATTATCTAGTAATCTAGATGTCGATTTTCTTTCTTTTACTGGAGGGATTGAAACAGGGAAGAGAATTATGCAAGCGGCTAGCAGTAATGTAAAGAAAATTGCACTTGAACTCGGCGGGAAAAACCCGAATATTGTATTTGCGGACGCAGATTTTGAAGTAGCAGTAGATCAAGCGCTCAACGCAATTTTTTATCATGCTGGCCAAGTGTGTTCAGCGGGAGCACGCTTACTAGTTGAAGAAAGTATTCACGATGAATTTTTACAAGCTGTTGTTAACCGTGCAAAAAATATAAAATTAGGAAACGGATTTGATAAAGATACGCAATGTGGCCCTCTTATCTCAATGGAACATCGTGCGAAAGTAGAAAGATATGTAGAAATTGGAAAGCAAGAGGGAGCACAATTAGTTCTTGGCGGGGAACGTCCAGAAGATCCAGAACTTCAAAATGGATTCTTTTATAAACCGACAATTTTTGCAAACTGCCATTCACAAATGCGAATTGTTCAAGAGGAAGTGTTTGGACCAGTTTTAACGGTGGAGCCTTTTAAAACAACAGAAGAAGTTCTACAACTTGCGAATGATACGATTTATGGGCTAGCAGGAGCTGTATGGTCAAAAGATATTGAGAAAGCTGAGTTTGTTGCTTCACGTCTTCGAATGGGAACGGTTTGGATTAATGATTTCCATCCATATTTTGCTCAAGCACCTTGGGGCGGGTATAAACAATCTGGTTTTGGACGTGAATTAGGAAGCAACGGGCTGGAAGAATATACTGAAATCAAACATATTTATCGAAATACGAAACCGGAAGCAATTAACTGGTTTAAATAAAGGAATGAAGAAAAAACAGGGGGTTGTCATGTATGAGTTTAAATATGAAAGTTGAACAGATGTATAAGTTCCATCAATTTGAGGTGCCTACAGCGATTAAGCATGGAATTGGATCTATTCGCCATATAGGAAAAGAAGTCAAAAATTTAGGTGTATCAAAAGTATTGCTTGTCACAGATCCTGGAATTTTTAACGCAGGTGTTGTTGATCCTGTTATGAAATATTTAAGGGAAGAAAATGTAGAGGTAGTTATATTTCATAAGGTTGAACCGAATCCGCCAGTACGTTTAGTTGCTGAAGGATCTGCTCTTTACAAAAAAGAAGGCTGCGATGGGCTCGTTGCAGTCGGTGGTGGTAGTTCAATGGATACAGCAAAAGCGATTGGGGTGGAAGCAACACATGAAGGATCTATCTTAGAATATGAGGCAGCGGAAGGGAAAAAACCACTTGAGAATCGAATTCCACCATTGACAACTATTCCAACTACAGCTGGAACAGGCTCCGAAGTAACGCAATGGGCTGTAATTACAGATGAAGAGCGAGAATTTAAATTTAATACAGGGGGACCACTTATCGCTGCACATCTGACCATTATTGATCCTGAATTACATATATCTATGCCACCACATGTAACAGCTATGACAGGTGTTGATGCTTTAGCACATGCGATTGAATGTTATACAATGAAATATGCGCAGCCTATTACAGATGCGGTTGCATTAATGGCGATTGAGTATGCATCAAAATATATTTACCGCGCATTTGCAGACGGTGAAGATTTGGAAGCTCGTTACGGTATGGCACAAGCAGCAATGTTAGCAGGGCTATCTTATGGAAGTGAATCCGCAGGTGCTGCACATGCGATGAGTCAAACATTAGGCGGAATTATTCCGGTTGCCCATGGACAATGTGTTGCAGCTATGATGGGTCCAGTTATGGAATTTAACTGGAAAGGAAATCCTGAAAAGTTTGCACGTATTGCGCAAGCGGTAGGAATTAATACGCATGAATTATCGACTGAAGATGCAGCGAAAGCGGCAGTAAATTGGATGTATGATCTCGTAGAAAATCTAGAAATACCTACACTTGAAAAACAAGGTGTACCAGCTGATATGATTGAGCGCCTAGCCAAAGAAGCGATGAAAGACCCTCAAACGGTTGGGAACCCGCGTGACTTAACAGTAAAAGATTATGAATGGATATACAAAAGATGTTTTAATCTAGTTCCAAAAACTGTATAGAGGAAAAGAAACATAAAAGGATCTGCTTCTTATGAATGCAGGTCCTTTTGTTATAAGAGAAAATCTGTATTCATTATATGAAATGAAAAGGAATTTTTCTTTAATCGCTTGAAACGGTACTTGTTTCATTAAACTGGAAAGTTGAATAGAAAATCTATCCCCGCTTTATTTTTATTTCCACGATTAGGAATCGGTAAGACTTCTACCTCAAAATTCAGAGAGAAGCAAGGAAGATAGGTGAGGGCTAACAATCAGTGGAGGATGAAAAAAATGTACTGCTTCAAGGTTCACCTTATTATTATAACAGGTTTAAAAAATATTTTTAATTTGAGAATTTAAATCTTATTAAAGGTTACTTGAGTATACTTACTGACGTAAGGTAATAAAACATTTTTGCTTCAACTTAGATAAAGTGTAAATCAGAATACAATAAGAAGATTCTGACAATAAAAGATAGAATCTTTTCTTAGAATAAGTTTTTTTAAGTTGATGAATAATGAATATAAAAAGGAAGTTTAGGTGAAGAAAATGGGGGTATTTCGTTCATTATTTGGTAAGAAAGAAGAAATGAAAAAAGTAGAGGAGACAAAAACAATGTCAAAAGTATTATTTGTGAAAGCAAATGACCGTCCTGCAGATCAAGCAATTAGTTCAAAAATGTATGAAACATTTGTAAGCACGTATAAGGTAGCAAATCCGAATACAGAAGTGGCAGAGTTAGATTTATATGAATTGAATCTTCCATATTACGGAAATGATGCGATTGCAGGTGGGTATAAACGTAGTCAAGGACTAGAATTAACAGTAGAAGAAGAGAAAGCTGTTGCGACAGTTGATAAATATTTAAATCAATTTTTAGAAGCGGAAAAAGTTGTATTTGCCTTCCCATTATGGAACTTTACAGTACCAGCACCATTAGTTACGTATATTTCATACCTTTCTCAAGCTGGAAAAACATTTAAATATACAGAAAATGGTCCAGTAGGATTAGCTGGTGAGAAGAAAGTAGCTGTACTAGGTGCTCGTGGTTCTGATTACTCTTCTGAGCCAATGGCTTCTATGGAAATGGCTGTGAACTATGTGACAACTGTACTTGGATTCTGGGGCATTACAAATCCAGAGACAGTAGTAATTGAAGGGCATAATCAATATCCAGATCGCTCACAGCAAATTGTTGAAGAAGGATTAGAAAAAGTTAAGAAAGTAGCTGCAACATTTTAATTGAGAAGTAATGAAAGTAAAAAAATCAACATGGTTAGCCATGTTGATTTTTTATATGTATGAGAACTGTTGTTTAGAAAAGAATCTCTATCCGAAAAATATATATGTATTTAAGAACATGAACAGTTTCCCATATCAGTCTCTCTTGAAATAATAAAGCACAAAATTTCCTTTTCAATGATATAAAGAAAGAAAACGAATTGTACGTTTGAAAGTCTGATTTACTTCCATATGAAAGTGGCGTTGGTAACTTTGTATTGCTTCTAGAAAGTTATGGATAGTAAAATGGACAACAAGAAACATGAGAAGGGAAATATGTGTAAGACAGCACCATTAAATTGTAAAAAAACAAAGAGTTTTACAGGGGAGGAGAGTATGTTGAGTATTTTTCAACATATAAAAACGTATCAATATTTTCCATTTCAGCCTGAGTTTGAAGGGATGGCAGACTATTATACAGAACATCGAGAAAAAAATATATGGAATCAAACAGTATTATTATTTTATCAATTTCGTCTAAAAAAAGATTTGCATCATGCTGTTTCAGTGGTTCCTGATGGGTGTATAGATATATTATTCGGTTGTAATGAACAGGATTGTTTTGCAAATATATGTGGAAGTGTCATTCGTAGTCGAATGATTCATCTGCAAGCTGGCAGTGAATACTTTGGTGTAAGGTTCCTGCCATATCAAGAGGTACTTCGTTCAAACTATATGGTAAAAGAAATAGTCGATAAAGAAGTACCTTTAATTGATATGATTTCTATTCAACATACAACTATAGAAAAAATAATACTTGCAGAAGGGTTTCAAGAAAGAGTGGGATTGTTTAAAGAGTTAATTGGTAAAGTTGTTTTTCCC
The window above is part of the Bacillus cytotoxicus NVH 391-98 genome. Proteins encoded here:
- the cudC gene encoding choline uptake/conversion transcriptional regulator CudC, yielding MDDKGYEAIEKAKTFVIDSIAETMDLYGVTRSAGTLYGTMYFEDDMNLDEMRERLGMSKPSMSTSVKKLQDFDIVKMTFTKGSRKHTYVAEKDFFKFFTHFFSHKWEREVKINLNALGKSQKILREVMNNQEESEEIKAHAKQIYEQLEESRAYYKWLQKLVDSIKDESIFELIPIEDKS
- a CDS encoding helix-turn-helix transcriptional regulator, with translation MLSIFQHIKTYQYFPFQPEFEGMADYYTEHREKNIWNQTVLLFYQFRLKKDLHHAVSVVPDGCIDILFGCNEQDCFANICGSVIRSRMIHLQAGSEYFGVRFLPYQEVLRSNYMVKEIVDKEVPLIDMISIQHTTIEKIILAEGFQERVGLFKELIGKVVFPSDGSMNIIGQVLNKIYESKGNMNISQLAGKVGYSTRYIRKQFKESIGISPKRFSQIVRYQSALNMLLKMKNFTIWDIINENGYYDQAHFIHEFKSFGSLTPREYTEKFFGKLRCDVE
- the betB gene encoding betaine-aldehyde dehydrogenase gives rise to the protein MSLKTMYINGEWVESISGKTRNIINPFNQEIIATVTEGDKEDAKLAIKAARAAFDQGDWASTPANERGELVQKIAELIRRDKEELAKLETLDTGKTLIESQADMDDIVNVFQYFAGLADKYGGEIISSPIPNSQSRIVREPVGVCAQITPWNYPLLQATWKIAPALAAGNTIIVKPSEITPLTTIKVFELMEEAGVPNGVANLVLGPGSTVGSELSSNLDVDFLSFTGGIETGKRIMQAASSNVKKIALELGGKNPNIVFADADFEVAVDQALNAIFYHAGQVCSAGARLLVEESIHDEFLQAVVNRAKNIKLGNGFDKDTQCGPLISMEHRAKVERYVEIGKQEGAQLVLGGERPEDPELQNGFFYKPTIFANCHSQMRIVQEEVFGPVLTVEPFKTTEEVLQLANDTIYGLAGAVWSKDIEKAEFVASRLRMGTVWINDFHPYFAQAPWGGYKQSGFGRELGSNGLEEYTEIKHIYRNTKPEAINWFK
- a CDS encoding iron-containing alcohol dehydrogenase, which codes for MSLNMKVEQMYKFHQFEVPTAIKHGIGSIRHIGKEVKNLGVSKVLLVTDPGIFNAGVVDPVMKYLREENVEVVIFHKVEPNPPVRLVAEGSALYKKEGCDGLVAVGGGSSMDTAKAIGVEATHEGSILEYEAAEGKKPLENRIPPLTTIPTTAGTGSEVTQWAVITDEEREFKFNTGGPLIAAHLTIIDPELHISMPPHVTAMTGVDALAHAIECYTMKYAQPITDAVALMAIEYASKYIYRAFADGEDLEARYGMAQAAMLAGLSYGSESAGAAHAMSQTLGGIIPVAHGQCVAAMMGPVMEFNWKGNPEKFARIAQAVGINTHELSTEDAAKAAVNWMYDLVENLEIPTLEKQGVPADMIERLAKEAMKDPQTVGNPRDLTVKDYEWIYKRCFNLVPKTV
- a CDS encoding FMN-dependent NADH-azoreductase, whose amino-acid sequence is MGVFRSLFGKKEEMKKVEETKTMSKVLFVKANDRPADQAISSKMYETFVSTYKVANPNTEVAELDLYELNLPYYGNDAIAGGYKRSQGLELTVEEEKAVATVDKYLNQFLEAEKVVFAFPLWNFTVPAPLVTYISYLSQAGKTFKYTENGPVGLAGEKKVAVLGARGSDYSSEPMASMEMAVNYVTTVLGFWGITNPETVVIEGHNQYPDRSQQIVEEGLEKVKKVAATF